A genome region from Staphylococcus capitis subsp. capitis includes the following:
- a CDS encoding MazG nucleotide pyrophosphohydrolase domain-containing protein yields the protein MTHTITVVGLGNYNIDDLPLGVYRFLENKTKIYARTLNHPVIEELKETLQFESFDHIYEKNSSFEEVYQTIVNELIQHAQTEDIVYAVPGHPRVAETTTAQLLEYSQSHNDIQVEILGGKSFIDDIFEAVDLDPNDGFTLLDGTAIQESMLNVRTHTLITQVYSAMVAADLKLVLMERYPDDFEVKIVTGAHSGGSHVIECPLYEIDHHENEFNNLTSIFVPKVEDEKALYQDFDYAVQTIDVLVDDEKGCPWDKVQTHETLKRYLLEETFELFEAIDNEDDWDMIEELGDILLQVLLHTSIGKKDGYMDIKEVIESLNAKMIRRHPHIFGEAQADSMDDLKDIWSAAKDKEGKKPRVKFEKVFADHFLKLYDETKNKHFDEDALRNFLQQGENNQS from the coding sequence ATGACTCACACGATTACAGTTGTAGGTTTAGGTAATTATAATATCGATGATTTGCCACTAGGGGTATATCGTTTTCTGGAAAATAAAACCAAAATTTATGCGAGAACGCTAAATCATCCTGTCATAGAAGAGCTTAAAGAAACGCTTCAATTCGAAAGTTTCGATCATATATATGAAAAGAACTCGAGTTTTGAAGAGGTCTATCAAACGATAGTGAATGAATTAATTCAACACGCGCAAACTGAAGATATCGTGTATGCTGTGCCAGGACATCCTCGTGTAGCAGAAACGACTACTGCCCAATTATTAGAATATAGTCAATCACATAATGATATTCAGGTAGAAATTTTAGGTGGTAAAAGCTTTATTGACGACATTTTTGAAGCGGTTGATTTAGATCCTAATGATGGATTTACGCTATTAGATGGTACTGCGATTCAAGAATCAATGCTTAATGTACGCACACATACATTGATTACTCAAGTCTACAGTGCAATGGTGGCTGCTGACTTAAAGTTAGTTTTAATGGAACGTTACCCAGATGATTTTGAAGTGAAAATTGTTACTGGTGCACATAGTGGAGGTTCACATGTAATTGAATGTCCACTTTATGAAATTGATCACCATGAAAATGAATTTAATAATCTTACTAGTATCTTTGTGCCAAAAGTAGAAGATGAGAAAGCACTATATCAAGACTTTGATTATGCCGTACAAACTATAGATGTTCTTGTAGATGACGAGAAAGGTTGTCCGTGGGATAAAGTTCAAACTCATGAAACGCTTAAACGATATTTATTAGAGGAAACATTTGAGTTGTTTGAAGCTATTGACAATGAAGATGATTGGGATATGATAGAAGAGCTTGGCGACATCTTATTACAAGTATTACTGCATACAAGCATTGGTAAAAAAGATGGCTATATGGATATTAAAGAAGTGATTGAAAGCCTCAATGCTAAAATGATACGTCGACACCCACATATATTTGGAGAGGCACAAGCTGACTCTATGGACGACTTAAAAGATATTTGGTCAGCAGCGAAAGATAAAGAAGGAAAGAAACCTCGCGTCAAATTCGAGAAAGTATTTGCAGACCATTTCTTGAAGTTGTATGATGAAACCAAAAATAAACACTTTGACGAAGATGCTCTCAGAAACTTTTTACAACAAGGGGAGAATAATCAATCATGA
- a CDS encoding polysaccharide biosynthesis protein, with translation MKHKPKPKRAFNGVVILTLALVIVKILSAIYRVPYQNVLGDQGLYAYQQIYPIVALGMILSMNAIPSAVTQVLGVHSPIASYSKVMLRLQYVGLAIFTIIFIGAYPLALWMGDSRLTPMLRMASFSFVLIGILGVLRGFYQTKQAMNIPAISQVIEQLIRVSLIIVAIVLFSLHSWSIYQAGTLAILASSIGFLGSMLYLVLTRPFSLKLKHNTAHVDWRRLFMSILIYALSQLIVILWQVVDSFTVIHTLQVSGLSFDTAIRYKGIYDRGASFIQMGLIVTTTFSFVLIPLLTEAIHQRTQVLMNRYANASIKITVLISSAAGIGLINLLPLMNRVFFKNDSLTGTLSIYMITVVCVSLIMMNIALLQVLNRIRPILVGIVLGILSKAILNIMCISQLSIFGASLSTVLSLILFVTVLQVAVLKHYHFRRMSLFIIKLIGGLVVMSISVQIIMLIIPAHGRVMGLIELVMSAFIGVGVLLIYVVMFNVLSYKELKYLPFGYKLYHFKKGRRS, from the coding sequence ATGAAGCATAAGCCTAAGCCTAAAAGGGCATTCAATGGTGTTGTGATACTGACGCTAGCGCTTGTCATTGTTAAAATCTTAAGCGCTATTTATCGCGTACCTTACCAAAATGTTTTGGGCGATCAGGGTCTGTATGCTTATCAACAAATTTATCCTATTGTCGCTTTAGGAATGATTCTATCTATGAACGCAATACCTAGTGCAGTCACTCAAGTATTAGGTGTGCATAGTCCAATTGCATCATACTCGAAGGTTATGTTGAGATTACAGTATGTTGGCTTGGCCATATTTACAATCATATTCATTGGTGCGTATCCTTTAGCGCTATGGATGGGCGATTCAAGACTGACACCTATGTTAAGAATGGCAAGTTTTAGTTTTGTACTTATTGGCATACTAGGTGTCTTACGCGGTTTTTATCAGACAAAACAAGCTATGAATATTCCAGCTATTTCCCAGGTAATAGAACAATTGATTCGAGTAAGTTTAATCATCGTAGCGATTGTTTTATTTTCTTTACACAGTTGGTCTATTTATCAGGCTGGTACACTCGCGATTTTAGCATCTTCTATTGGATTTTTAGGTTCCATGCTATATCTAGTGCTGACGCGTCCATTTTCCTTAAAATTAAAGCACAATACCGCTCATGTTGATTGGCGCCGGCTTTTCATGTCGATACTCATCTATGCATTAAGCCAATTAATTGTCATTTTATGGCAGGTGGTTGATAGCTTCACTGTTATACACACGCTTCAAGTGAGTGGTCTGTCATTCGATACAGCTATCCGATATAAAGGTATTTATGATAGAGGGGCATCTTTTATTCAAATGGGGTTAATTGTTACCACAACATTTAGTTTCGTACTTATACCTTTATTGACTGAAGCTATTCATCAACGCACTCAAGTTCTTATGAACCGATATGCGAATGCTTCAATTAAAATTACGGTATTGATAAGTTCTGCAGCAGGAATTGGCTTAATTAATCTCTTGCCACTCATGAATCGTGTTTTCTTTAAGAACGATAGTCTAACGGGAACACTCAGTATTTACATGATTACAGTCGTTTGTGTTTCACTCATTATGATGAATATAGCATTATTACAAGTATTGAATCGCATTAGACCTATTTTAGTGGGTATCGTACTTGGAATACTCTCAAAAGCTATTTTGAATATTATGTGTATCAGTCAGCTAAGTATCTTTGGTGCGAGTTTAAGTACCGTACTTTCATTAATTTTATTTGTAACTGTGCTACAAGTGGCAGTACTGAAACACTATCATTTTAGACGTATGTCGTTATTTATCATTAAACTCATAGGCGGTTTAGTGGTGATGAGTATAAGTGTGCAAATCATCATGCTCATCATTCCTGCCCATGGACGTGTAATGGGACTTATTGAATTAGTTATGAGTGCCTTCATTGGTGTTGGTGTTTTACTCATATATGTTGTAATGTTTAATGTATTAAGCTATAAAGAACTCAAATATTTACCTTTTGGATATAAACTCTATCATTTTAAGAAAGGGCGACGTTCATGA